The Apostichopus japonicus isolate 1M-3 chromosome 1, ASM3797524v1, whole genome shotgun sequence DNA segment ataaaaattaagcTTAGATATTCTTTAAGCAAATGAAAGCTCCATGCCTAAATAACAAATAACTCATCTTCCCCATGATTTAACTCTTGGAATCTTGATCAGACTTGATCAGACTTACGATGTAGGAGGTATTGACCAATGACGTCCTATCACACCGGACAGAGTTCACATGGTCAGGCAACTACATAACAAGTTTTAACTTGTTCGGGCTTACGCTCTAGGAGGAGCTCACGACACACTCTTATTTGCTCAATCTCTctctcacacatacacaccGTGGCTGAACTTGAAAACATTGTCGCGAACTCCAAACCATGGACTTTTAACTTGATAGGTGTGTGCCTGAGCATGCCATTTAGTATCTCTGTGCCTTATGACGTCATGGCGGTGACATGTCAACCATCACAGTCGTTACGCGCATACAAAAAAGTGACCAAATTTTCAAACCCATTTGGCACATCAGTCTCTGCATGTTCACATCGCGTTAAGTAATGTTAAACTCTAGTGTCAAGAGACCGAGAAGTTCAAAGGTTAAACTCCCCCAAATGTGTGAGAAAAATTTCGCAGCTAACCTGAACCTCAGCACCGACGGATCTCAACGTTGCTAGGTATGTAAGGGAGGGATCCACAGACCCACTCTACATAGTGGGAGGCCTCAGTGACTTCAGTGCATTCACTGTTCTGTTATAAAACCATTCATTTACCTCTGGCCCTTCTACAGTCGGGGAAAGTTttaatcctccccccccccgacacacaCACAACTTGGTAATCCTGTACAGGACACTTTTCTTAAATGGTTGTGTTAATGGATGAATTGCGGAAAGGTAGCCTTTAACatataatcataaaaatcaGTTTTTTCGGGTTCAGTTTATTTTTGGTCTATTATTAAGTCTGATTAAGCATATACACATGTAAACATAACAGAAATAGTGTaatgaaatgacaaaaaataGTGTAAAAAAACAATATCAATAGAGAATGATAAACGAACATATACCTAGCGATAGTTTCTTATATACTATCATTCAGACCTTTTGCAATATCtttaaatgtactgtacatatagaaAATGTGGTTTTCAAATACAATTGTGTTTCTCAACACTAAGGATACAATCTACAGCGCTTTTAAAATGAGCTCGGCTGGGATTGATTTCctgcattttacaatttttttaatgaaaatatttaataattagtAAGAAAAAATTATAGTGTTTCATATGTTTGTCCAAACAGCTAAAACAAATAATCTTGAAAGTTTTTCAGTTATGAGGAAAACAACATGAAGTAGAGATGTCTTCATCTTCTAATTTACAGAATGTACATAAAGAATCCTGTCTTTTTCTCATCTTGAAAAGTAGCTGATTTGTTTCAAGAATAAAAAGTAATTCTCTTGACTGGAAGTAACATACTTTCATATCCCGAAcactttaaaaacaattataaaatatCTTACTACATTCACCGTCAGGAATGTTTAACAGGGTACGTCATTTAAAGCATGTTGAAAGGGAAGTAACATTATTGACATCATTATTTTTAAGCAATTCAATATATGCTCTTCTTTAGACATTTTGACAATGCAGTATATCAACAAAGACAATTTCCTGTTGTGAAAGATACGTTACCTCAATCAAATCATTCTTCCAGTGGTTGGGAATAGCATGTATAATACTATGATaatgtatatacagtaataGCGAGGAGGGGATATTGTATTTGTTACTCAAGTCAGGACATTTGTCATTACCGAATATTCTCTGGTTTTATTATGTCCGGATAATCCTGGTTTCAGTGGTTCTGTTTGGTAGACGTCAGTAACAGGCCGAAAGAGGTGTGGACGCTGCTTTTACAGAGTAGTTTTGTTGGGAAGGCACGGGAAGTGTATTCGGCTCTCCCTATGGTTCTGTTTGGTAGACGTCACTAACAGACTTCAGCCTCGTATAATTTTTTCTTAGGCCTATATTTGATTGTTGGAGTGTGTCAATCTCCAAAGAAAGCCTGACACAAAGTCACtttaaaattaaagaaaaataataataacatcatATTTTACGTTATCAACactgttacgagggcccattgtagcctaacgctagttactGCTAGTGAAGAGCCTAATGTTATATGATAgaaagtatttaaaattgcctacgtgataaatcagtatttgagaaattaggtcgggttaccgtgtcagaatgttataatacacgattgttctggtacaTTCCTTATGATGACGTGAGATTCCACCAAACCCTAAAAACAATATGATCAGGACGTACTGCCTTGAATTCCAGAAAGACTGGGATGAAGGCGTAcacttgttgttgtttgctGCTAGAGAAGCAGTGCAAGAAACGCTGGGATTTAGCCCATTTGAGCTAGTGTTCGGACATACAGTTCGAGGTCCGTTAAAGCACCTAAAGGAAAAGTGGCTCAGTGAAACATCTAGCACTAATTTGTTGGACTATGTATCAAACTTTAAGCATAGGCTTAATAGGGCAAACGAAATAGCCAGACAAAATTTGGAGCAAGGTCAagccaaaatgaaacaatggtATGACAAAAATGCAAAGAATAGAGTGTTCCAACCAGGAGATAAAGTTTTTCTATTATTTCCAATTCAAGGCCAACCATTACAAGCTAGATATTTTGGCCCATATGAAGTTGAGTCGAAGATGGGTGACGTAGATTATGTTGTCAAGACACCAGGTAGGCGTAAGAGTAGACAATTGTGTCATATTAATATGTTAAAGAAGTACATAGCGAGAAACGATGATAGTGTGCCAAAGCCTATCTGCTCTTCAACGCATGCTGATGTCACCCAAGGTACGGATGTTTAACCTGATGTGACGAGTGACACAAATGCcggaattaaaaacaaagagtATAGTATAAAACTACAAAACTCTGATGTGCTTGGAAATTTGGAGCAAAAGTTTTCCCACTTATCTGGCACGCAGCAAATTGAAATGACAGAATTGGTAAAATATTATCAGAATATCTTTCCCGACACACCATCGAGGACAAACGCTGGGTTTCATGACATTGATGTTGGTGACACCACGCCCATCAAACAACATCCGTACCGTGTGAATCCATTGAAAATGGAAGATCTCAAGAAAGAGATAAATTATATGTTGGATAATGATATAATAGAGCCAAGTAGTAGTGAATGGAGTTCACCATGTATTCTGATACCGAAACCAGATGGTACGTATAGACTTGTGGCAGATATGAGAGCAATCAATGAAAAATCAAAGACTGACTCATATCCCATACCTAGAATTGATGATTGCATTGACAAAATTGGAAATGCTAAATTTGTGAGTAAATTCGACCTTCTGAAAGGGTACTGGCAAGTTCCGCTCACTGAGCATGCTAAAGAGATCACTGCATTTTGTACGCCATTTGGCTTATATCAATACAAAGTTATGCCTTTCGGATTAAAAAATGCTCCTGCAACATTTCAGAGGATGGTTAACCAAATTGTAATGGAAATAGATGGTTGTGAAGCCTATGTCGATGACTTGATTGTGTACAGTCAAACATGGGAGCAACACATGAGTCAACTTCGACAGTTGTTTCAGAAACTGTCTAAGGCGAAGTTGACTGTTAATTTGACGAAGAGTGAGTTTTGCCATGCCTCAGTGACTTACTTAGGACATGTCGTAGGTCAAGGTCAAGTCAAACCACTGAAGGCCAAAGTGGAGGCAATAGAGCAATATCCAGCGCCTACAAACAGGAAGGCTCTTATGAGATTCTTGGGTATGGTCGGATATTATAGGAAGTTCTGTCCGAACTTCTCGGACATTGCTAGTCCACTAACGGACTTATTGAAGAAGAATGTTACATTCCGTTGGACGGATGAAAATGAACGTGCCTTCCACAAGATTAAATCGATCCTCATGGGTTCACCAATACTAGCCGCACCCAACTTTCATAAGCAATTCAAATTGGCTGTCGATGCTAGTGACATAGGATGTGGCAGTGTTGTATTGCAAGAGGGCGAAGATCAAGTTGACCACCCAATATGCTATTATTCAAAGAAGTTTGATAAGCACCAGAGAAATTATTCAACTATTGAAAAGGAATGTCTTGCACTCTTGTTATCACTGCAACATTTCGATGTATATTTGCATACTACTGTCTACCCTGTGCTTGTGTTCACTGATCATAATCCTCTCACTTTCATACATAGAATGAAGAATAAGAATCAAAGATTAATGAGATGGAGTTTAACTTTACAAGAGTACAATCTTGATGTGAGACACATAAAAGGAAAAGACAATGTGATGGCAGATGCTTTGTCCAGATTCACAtaaatttattgtatatatgacAAGACAAATATAATGTCACTATGCATGTGTATAAAGAACACTCAGAATTATTTATTATGCATAACTTAAAAGTtgtttgatgaatgtttaaCGAAAATTTGTTCAAGTGtaacaaagttcatattttatgatatagtATGTGATAAGATATAACAGAATGTAAGAGATAAGAAAGTTTTCATTACATTCAAACTTTCCTTTAAGGGGGAgggtgttacgagggcccattgtagcctaacgctagttactgctagtgaggaacctaatgttatatgatagaaagtatttaaaattgcctacgtgataaatcagtatttgagaaattaggtcgggttaccgtgtcagaatgttataatacacgattgttctggtacattccttatgatgacgcgctggtctcgggttgacgtcggtttacgtgagatCGCGTGTAAGGTGTGCAATCATTTttgtggattctctggaatgttcgcgaggTGTGCGAAGGACTTCCGCGAAACGTAGAGACCGGGTCGcattgttactcaggtgtatcgagaaagctCTGGAGGATTCTTGACAtcgcgaatcgtataaaaacccgcccagatcggaaagtttctcagtttctgtacgaatacaagcgacgacacttattataccattctactatatatcgtcagtggtcaactaccagtagtttcagaaggattgagatatcgataccaagattgattctacacttccattcagaagtttgaagaggactttgctgtgaaagtacagttttccagtgtttatttcggagaaggtgaagaatatctgtctccgttgaggaagttcgttaagCCAGGAGttagtggctataaagctgattttggactgactctggtaatatttagtcggcgagaagttcgacttgtgcttcactctattgtggctggaagtccgtctactattttggagcatcgccggaaagaaggtgactgctgtttctgggatcgcgagaaacttcgtcgaggaccagtgaacttcgcggtacaacggaccgagaattgtcgtcatcaaggtcgtggccgctgagggatatggccgttggaagagaccagcgtgttttaaagtgtatcctatcttgttaagtttgtgagtaattttctatatatttgtaattaccacttgttgttgttggttcgaaatccattgttcaatatagtttacgttctcatttaaaatctctagacttgtcaatttgtctgtgttccttacggaaacgaacccaggcttgtgtctcgttaaaaattaattatcgagacctctcgcattccaacgtaacaacaCCTAGACGTCCTGATTACCTCGCAGTAAGTTAtagaaaattaatatatgaTCAAATGTTTCATCTCAATTCGACGTCTTGATAATTTGTAGACGTTACTTCGTTTAATTAAATTCaaccatgtttttgttgttgtaatgtaCTTAAGCAAGTCGTGCAATACAGCAATGCATACAGCGCTAGATGTTACACGGAGCTATTAACCTATCATCAATACTATGAGGAATGTAAAAATAAGGCTTTTCCTATCGCTGATTTAGTCTATTTTGGTTAAAGTGTTGGTGCCTACAGATATTGTGATAATACCGTCCACATAGGTTAAATGGGTTAAATTTAAACAGGGCTTTTGTGACACCATATTGCCACCTAGATGTTCTGGTAACCTTGAAGTAAATTATAAGATGAAAGTTTGATCAAATTTTTCCATCTCAATGCTTTTTGATCATTTGTAGTTGTTACTTTTATTAAAATTCAACCACGTTTATGTTGTTGTAATATCGATACTTTAGCAAGTCGTGAAATATAGTAATGCATATAACACTGGTACTAACACGGAACTATTAGCCTACATGGTTATTATCGGTTCTATGGAGAATGCAAAAGAATACAATTAATAACAAGGCTTTTAATATTGCTGCTTAATTAATTTTATGTTGAATTGTTGGTGCCTTCATACATTGTGATAGTTATTGGAATAGATTCCGTCAAAGATGCAATGAGTTTCATATCACCTTCAAAAACTACAAAATAATACGGTCCACAAAAGTTTGATGACATGGCATTTAAGTCAATGATGGAAATTACATGAGTTAAACTTAGACAGGAATTTTATGACATCGTATTTCCGATTTTGTCATGTGGTAGTAAAGTAATAATCAGACAATATCTGTAccattttaatatgaaaatatcaaaattcgAAGAAATATACCGGTTTTGACGACATACGAGTAGCCTACATACGTATTTACAGATTTTCACGTTGTCTGATGTGCAAAAATTGGTTAAATTTGCCTTTGTTTTAGTCTATTAGTCAACTAGTGACCTAAGCCCTCTCCACCATCCCATCGTTTGTGTGTTAAAAATAGCCCTGGCTTGAATTGACAAAaaacatatcatattaaaattaaaagcgTTGACAGATAGATAGTCGAGTTTATAAGATAAAACTTTCTTAAGATCAACTCAACTCATTAACGAATGTAAAGTAGTTCCTTCTTCTCCTCATCCTCccgttaccccccccccccccctggccctCCTCATGGCTACCATCATTATAGGAACTAAAAAGTTCGTTGAATTTAACTATACAATCTTTTTGACGTTTGATAGTGGATTTAAAGTCCATTGTGACATCATGATCATAagctctgctgttgccagatacattcatAAATTTACATTCATAATATTCGTGGTACCAAACAGTATAGGATGTGGGTTTCAACCTAAGGATACAAAAATACTGGAACAATTTTATCAAGCAATGAATAGAGCCTCTTTATAGCATGAACGTTTGGTAGCACATCGATTTGGCGGACCAAATAATAGTAAAGTTATATTTTCTACATGCCTTTCATTTTAATAGTTAAGAAAACGTCCCTGTTGGGAAGGAGAGGGGTGTTTCCGAACACATTGAAAAAATCTACACTTCCATTACTTGAAGAGAATGTAAAGAATCCTCGCTAGGCACTGCACTTGACAATTTGTCATGGACCAGCGAGCTAATGTCGACTTTACCAATAACAGGCTTGTGAGTTATGTTACATTGATGTGTTTTAACGCTTAATATAAATTTGTCTGTGGGTTCCACGGTGAAAGTATATATGATCTCTCCAAAAGACGGATTTTTAGTGAGCGTTATCTTTGgtgtttttctcttctttgaAGTGACATCATTTCTGATCCTCTTTATCTGAACGTACACCCCTGTGCAAAGAAAAAGACTTTTTCAAGTTGAGTTAAACCTGGATGAGCGGAGATTATCCAGATATAGTggatatttgttatatttttctgGATTATCGGAGATTTTGGAGATATGTTGTTTTTAATGTTGGAGTATCAGTGATTATCCAgatatgtttctttgttaactGAGAAGTGTCACGTGCTAATAACACTATATGACTTCACTTAATGACGATATGGCAGACACCTGACACGACTTGTATATTATGATATCTCCGAAACTAATCATCTCGATAGCTTAATGAGTGACGGTTGGCactaatcaatatatatatatatatatatatatatatatatatctatatataaaataaaatggtaGTTTTGAGTATGATTCCcgcaatattatatataagttAGGAAACAAAGACTTACTGGTCCTTTCCTTTGTCACTGTCATATGTTTCAGATTCAGTTCCTTTATCTCCAATGTTGTCTTTTCTCCATCACTACTTACATTCATTGTAAAGACCATGGAAGGAACCTGTGAACAACGTTTTAGTTATCAGGTATAGAAAAACATTCAAAGAGAATATATGTTTTCATCTACTacggattgaaaacaaaaaatatgtaaagaagtTTCTACTCCTTAACTATAGTATATAAGCTGTACATAATGTACATTATCATAGAtgaaattaacataatcaaGTTATTAAAAATTTGTTTGTTGTGCTTTTCTCAGTAGCATCTGTCTTTGATGTCTTGTTTGTCTTGTGAATATTCAGGTAGCTTTCTTGTGTGCGCAATTGACATTTGACCTGACGTGCAATGTATGCACTAGGTGCTAGAATTACATGatttccattattggtatcaaTAATGGAATCAGCAAGCAATGGGTTTGTTTCCCGAGTAGGGTCAACCCGGAAGGCCGTTATTATAAGCATGCAAGGCGCTCAACAGTCTACGTATGGATATGCCGAATGGCTTTGTAACTTACACTTCACTTCTTGTGAATGTACACACAACAGATATAGgatataaattttaaaaaaaccaCTTGGTATGTCCAACCTGTGCATTGCCACGTGTCATCAGGCTTTCCAGTTTCGAACCAACGATCTGGTACATGTTGTATGCAAAATTTTCcatgtttaatatattaaaaggTTTTTTAATCCTAAATTACTAAATTAAGGTtacaacaaatttacaaaatgcgAACGCGcctaaaatattttatttttatgattattatgcaTTTCAGACAACAATATACAGTTACTCTTTCTGAGAGTATTAAAGAATAAATTAAGTACATGAATTTCAACCAATGTCATATTTGATAATTTCGcatctttcttatttttaattatGGACGACTGCTCATTTTCTTACATAAACTTCACAATTTACGATATTAAGCAAAGCAAATAAAACTTACCTCTTGGAGACTGACAACTCTGTCAAAGACTGTAATATCATTCAAGTGACATCTGTATTGTCCTAAAACAACTTGTTTCTCATTGTTATTCATTCCAACAACATACAGTATTAGTTCCTTCGATTTAAAATTGTTATCTAGAACGGGTTAGAAAAGAGAAGAGAGGGGCGATGATCAATTGATAAATTTCCGACAGTCAAGCTGCAGCAAACGCATTCTTTAATATTccagtgctgtggccgagtggataaaggcggtggcatttgaagcaatgatgcttagcaatcgggagggtccgggttcgatacccggcaggttaatagtaaggtgggtttttcatctgAGGGTAATATACAAATTTCCCATCTGATATGAGTTCCAaagttgaaaagattccaatTTTGAGTTAAGtcttattattactatattattattatgatcgtaatgatgatgatgatgatgatgatgatgatgatgatgatgatgatgatgatgatgatgatgatgatgatgatgatgatgatgatgatgatgatgatgatgatgatgatggtggtggtggtggtggtggtgatgatgatgatgatgatgatgatgatgatgatgatgatgatgatgatgatgatgatgatgatgatgatgatgatgatgatggtggtggtggtggtggtggtgatgatgatgatgatgatgatgatgatgatgatgatgatgatgatgatcatgatgatcatgatgatcatgatgatcatgatgatgatctcCTCACTTCAgttagactccaacgagccgtctttgaaaaacccatcatcgcctacagacgaccccgcaacctacgagaccttattgtgcgtgctgctgttccacctctaacttctaaccctacacccattcagcatggtactttcaaatgtgatcgtacttcgagatgcatcgtctgcagccaccacattgttgaatccaattccatcaccagccacagcatgcaactcaaacacaagggtcacatcacttgcacaaccacgAAAGTcatatatctgatctcttgtagagtttgcggcatccagtatgttggcgaaaccaaaaccaccctcaagaagcgattctatggtcacagatctacagtcaacaccatgaagactgagaccccagttggagaacacttcaaccttcccaaccataccattaacgacatgtccctacaggggactGAATCCTttggtagccgtcctgacctagtacgaatcagcagagagaggctgtggatgcaaccccttcgcaccattcaacctcatgggctcaacattcaggaaggacatgactaacttttcttctgtcccccctccttcccccttgtcccccctccccattcactcctcttctcatatctctcttccacccttttttctccacacctttctgtctttgtccttctccagtttattccctaaccccatcccttaatcctctctttgtccctccactgtttatctcctacctctcctcatcccctgttggtttctttctttcttctctccatcccttgtctactaatccccttacatctatctcttgtgttcaccatgctcattaacctgtctgtattctgtgcgtggttttgtcccttctgttactgttacttgtcatttagcctttgaagaagatcctgctaggatcgaaacgtcaggccaacctaCTTTTACACAAGGAATTAATTCAGTAGAGGGAAATTTCTCCAAATGTAGGTTAATAGAGTAAAAACAATAGTCTTAGAACTAACTTGGCATAAAATCATTGTTTGGTAGTGGTGAAATTCACTGCTCAAAAAGATCCTTCATTGTGGATACTTTAAAAAttgaattttcacattttggaaTGAAGAGTGCATGTAGAATGAAGATTTAGAAGGACAAGGCAACTTTTTTGTTCTTGGATTTTCATTGAAACAGTTGAGGCATCATGCCTATTTTCAGCATTCAAACGGGTACCAAGGTACTTGTATCTAAAGTGTGAGAAAATGTACAGACATGAAAGAACATAGAAACAATTCATGAGATCGTTCGTACGACAGAACGTCTATCATTATGGTGTCCACAACTGCTTAAATAGCTGGAGGTCATTTTTTCTGGGTGgtcatggggggagggggcagggggagggacTATAGCCAGACGAATTGGAGCCCTGTTCCCCGTCGGTTACCAGTCCTGCAGtataaaatatagaaaatacTGTAGAGAATAAACATagatgaaaaccatttttaattttgaaaattaagaaTATCGATCAGATAAAGTTTGAGCTAATTTAGGAATACTAACCGTTCAATTGAACCGTTTCATTCCATTTTGTATCTCTCTGTGCTGACGTTTGCCCTCTTGCTTTGCCTTCCTTCATCCCGGCTACGACCATGTAAGTTTTCATACTTCTATAAAGTTATCAAATATATAATTCTAGTTACGGTTTGCATTTAATGGTACGTTTTTAATGAgcatgataaaaataaaatgttctaCTTTAACTCTCTTTCAGTTAAAATATTATAGAAGATATTTACTACCCAACCACACTCACACTAAACTGCTTATATTTCGTTAACCCAAGTTATGTCGCTAATATGCAtcggtaaaaaaaaactgtccagTTAAATGATTTTAAAACAGATTTTTTGCAGATATTTTGAACTTGTTTGACATGTAACGTTTATTGTAACATTTGTTAAAATGCTCTAATTTCGTTGATGAGGGAAATTAATTCATAATAGTTTGTGATGCATATCTATAGGACTAtacagccgatactcatagctggtacagcaactactgttca contains these protein-coding regions:
- the LOC139968412 gene encoding uncharacterized protein, whose amino-acid sequence is MKTYMVVAGMKEGKARGQTSAQRDTKWNETVQLNDNNFKSKELILYVVGMNNNEKQVVLGQYRCHLNDITVFDRVVSLQEVPSMVFTMNVSSDGEKTTLEIKELNLKHMTVTKERTRVYVQIKRIRNDVTSKKRKTPKITLTKNPSFGEIIYTFTVEPTDKFILSVKTHQCNITHKPVIGKVDISSLVHDKLSSAVPSEDSLHSLQVMEV